From Humisphaera borealis, the proteins below share one genomic window:
- a CDS encoding metallophosphoesterase family protein, with product MRTIAHISDLHFGRLDAPVAEGLIADLAGRKPDLLVVSGDLTQRARRRQYADAMAFLKRLPSPQLVVPGNHDIPMFNMAARFFTPVRKYRQMVTRDLRPVYEDEQMLVIGLNSARSFTRISGWLNREQMAFAEARFAAAKGKFKVLVTHHPFFPPPRRPDANVIRGGEKYLAALSAVEVDLVLSGHLHLAYHDDLRSHFKASRRGVLSIQAGTATSTRRRGEPNAYNWITVSPQLCTVAVRAWAGKAFEESLVTRYESDESGWHKIQQVPIDQVGAEVMSDVNKQ from the coding sequence ATGCGAACGATCGCCCATATTTCCGACCTGCATTTCGGGCGGCTCGACGCGCCTGTCGCCGAAGGGCTGATCGCCGATCTGGCCGGTCGCAAGCCCGATCTGCTCGTCGTCAGCGGCGATCTGACGCAGCGGGCCCGCCGGCGGCAATATGCCGACGCGATGGCGTTCCTGAAGCGGCTGCCGTCGCCGCAACTGGTGGTACCGGGGAACCACGACATTCCGATGTTCAACATGGCGGCTCGGTTTTTCACCCCGGTTCGCAAATACCGGCAGATGGTGACCAGAGACCTTCGGCCCGTGTACGAAGACGAGCAGATGCTGGTGATCGGCCTGAACTCGGCCCGGTCGTTCACGCGCATCAGCGGTTGGCTGAACCGGGAGCAGATGGCGTTCGCCGAGGCGCGGTTCGCGGCGGCGAAAGGTAAGTTCAAGGTGCTGGTGACGCACCATCCGTTCTTCCCGCCACCACGCCGGCCCGACGCCAATGTAATTCGCGGCGGCGAGAAGTACCTGGCCGCACTGAGCGCCGTCGAGGTCGATCTGGTGCTCTCGGGGCACCTTCACCTGGCGTATCACGACGACCTGCGGTCGCACTTCAAGGCATCGCGGCGGGGCGTGCTGTCGATCCAGGCCGGCACCGCCACCAGCACTCGCCGGCGCGGCGAGCCCAACGCGTATAACTGGATCACGGTCAGTCCGCAGCTATGCACAGTCGCCGTGCGAGCCTGGGCGGGGAAGGCGTTCGAAGAATCGCTGGTCACTCGATACGAAAGCGACGAGAGCGGCTGGCACAAAATCCAGCAAGTGCCGATCGACCAGGTCGGGGCGGAAGTGATGTCAGATGTGAACAAGCAATAG
- a CDS encoding diacylglycerol/lipid kinase family protein → MPQQRVLILLNSKSGTLANSATHDEPERIRRGFASAGLDADVQDADPANAKRQIQSARESGFSAVVVGGGDGTINAIANAVADTHRDGKPELVFAVLPLGTHNHFAKEMGVPDDLESAVPRIARAVADNTAEPLDMAEINGTLLLNFSGIGLHPELVESRDREHKQIRKIPFVSTLLRKFTKPLSMAVAFARSIGEIRLLRLGIDADGKRRTVISPAVVIGNNVHQMEVFGVSGMSVCRRDALNAYIARVKRPIALVRLLIAAATGSLAKMREFECVSGKALTIHYRRPTLKVSVDGEVMKFKTPLRYRIRKNALKVVQLSEVAASAATAVA, encoded by the coding sequence ATGCCGCAGCAACGTGTATTGATCCTTCTGAACAGCAAGAGCGGAACGCTCGCCAACTCGGCGACGCACGACGAGCCCGAGCGCATTCGCCGGGGTTTCGCATCGGCCGGCCTCGATGCCGACGTGCAAGACGCCGATCCGGCCAACGCCAAGCGGCAGATCCAGTCGGCACGAGAGTCGGGGTTCTCGGCGGTCGTCGTGGGCGGCGGCGACGGCACCATTAACGCGATCGCCAATGCCGTCGCCGATACCCACCGCGACGGGAAGCCCGAACTGGTCTTCGCCGTCCTGCCGCTGGGGACGCACAACCACTTCGCCAAGGAAATGGGCGTTCCCGACGATCTTGAGTCGGCGGTGCCACGCATCGCCCGCGCCGTTGCCGACAACACGGCCGAGCCGCTGGACATGGCCGAGATCAACGGGACGCTCCTGCTGAACTTCTCCGGCATCGGGCTTCACCCCGAGCTGGTGGAAAGCCGCGACAGGGAACACAAACAGATCCGCAAGATCCCCTTCGTCAGCACGCTGCTGCGCAAGTTCACCAAGCCGCTATCGATGGCTGTCGCGTTCGCCCGGTCGATCGGGGAGATCCGGCTGCTGCGGCTGGGCATCGATGCCGACGGCAAACGCAGGACGGTCATCTCGCCGGCGGTCGTGATCGGGAACAATGTGCACCAGATGGAGGTCTTTGGCGTGTCCGGGATGTCGGTGTGCAGGCGCGACGCCCTCAATGCGTATATTGCGCGGGTGAAAAGGCCGATCGCGCTGGTGCGGCTTCTGATCGCGGCCGCAACGGGGAGCCTGGCGAAGATGCGAGAGTTTGAGTGTGTGTCCGGCAAAGCCTTGACGATCCACTATCGCCGACCGACGCTCAAGGTATCGGTCGATGGCGAGGTGATGAAGTTCAAGACGCCGCTCCGCTACCGGATTCGAAAGAACGCCCTGAAGGTCGTGCAGCTGTCCGAAGTGGCCGCTTCGGCTGCGACGGCTGTCGCCTGA